One genomic window of Oryctolagus cuniculus chromosome 11, mOryCun1.1, whole genome shotgun sequence includes the following:
- the OS9 gene encoding protein OS-9 isoform X1: protein MAAETLLSSLLGLLLLGLLLPASLTGGVGSLNLEELSEMRYGIEILPLPVLGGQNQASDVVIVSSKYKQRYECRLPAGAIHFQREREEETPAYQGPGIPELLSPMRDAPCLLKTKDWWTYEFCYGRHIQQYHMEDSEIKGEVLYLGYYQSAFDWDDETAKASKQHRLKRYHSQTYGNGSKCDLNGRPREAEVRFLCDESAGISGDYIDRVDEPLSCSYVLTIRTPRLCPHPLLRPPPSAAPQAILCHPSLQPEEYLAYMQRQDDSKQDENKVTEEVQDLEPQMWSEAKPGAVPPKRAGASPAKDDSKEADFWKMLHEPEEQAPRGEEAEAEEQDLNPEAADAAPGPPSDFQNNVQVKVIRSPADLIRLIEELKGGTKKGKPNTAQEQPDEDAPEGAQREPEGKDKGDADPPGEVGEEDDGDEDEDEDERQLLGEFEKELEGILLPSDRERLRAEVKAGMERELDSIIQETEKELDPDGLKKESERDRAMLALTSTLSKLIKRLEEKQSPELLTKHRRRKVVARKPPPSPQPAEEDPEHRVRVRVTKLRHGGPNRDLTVLEMKRENPQLKQIEGLVKELLEREGLPAEGKIEIKIVRPGAEGAEEDARWLTDEDTKNLKEIFFNILVQGAEEAHKERQRQKELESNYRRVWGSRGGEGTGDLDEFDF, encoded by the exons ATGGCGGCGGAAACGCTGCTGTCCAGCCTATTGGGGCTGCTGCTTCTGGGGCTGTTGTTACCTGCAAGTCTGACCGGCGGTGTTGGGAGCTTGAACCTGGAGGAGCTGAGTGAAATGCGTTATGGAATCGAGATCCTGCCATTGCCAGTCTTGGGAGGGCAG AACCAAGCTTCGGACGTGGTGATCGTCTCCTCCAAGTACAAACAGCGCTACGAGTGTCGCCTGCCCGCTGGAGCTATCCACTTCCagcgggagagggaggaggagacaccCGCGTACCAAGGGCCTGGGATCCCGGAGCTGCTGAGCCCCATGAGAGATGCTCCCTGCCTGCTCAAG ACCAAAGACTGGTGGACGTACGAGTTCTGTTATGGACGCCACATCCAGCAGTACCACATGGAAG ATTCAGAGATCAAAGGTGAAGTCCTGTATCTCGGCTACTACCAATCGGCCTTCGACTGGGATGACGAAACAGCCAAG GCCTCCAAGCAGCATCGCCTGAAACGCTACCACAGCCAGACCTATGGCAACGGGTCCAAGTGCGACCTCAATGGGAGGCCCCGGGAGGCTGAGGTTCGG TTCCTCTGTGATGAGAGTGCAGGCATTTCCGGGGACTACATTGACCGCGTGGACGAGCCCCTGTCCTGCTCTTATGTGCTGACCATTCGGACCCCCcggctctgcccccaccctctcCTCCGGCCCCCGCCCAGTGCTGCTCCGCAGGCTATCCTCTGCCACCCTTCCCTGCAGCCCGAGGAGTACCTGGCCTACATGCAGAGGCAAGACG ACTCAAAGCAGGATGAAAATAAAGTCACAGAGGAGGTGCAAGACCTAGAGCCCCAAATGTGGAGTGAGGCCAAGCCTGGGGCAGTACCCCCAAAGAGAGCAG GTGCGAGCCCAGCCAAGGACGACAGTAAGGAAGCTGATTTCTGGAAGATGCTTCACGAGCCAGAGGAGCAGGCCCccagaggggaggaggcagaggcggag GAGCAGGACCTGAATCCGGAGGCAGCAGACGCGGCTCCAGGCCCTCCCAGCG ATTTTCAGAACAACGTGCAGGTCAAGGTCATTCGGAGTCCTGCGGACTTGATTCGCTTGATAGAGGAGCTGAAAGGTGGAACGAAAAAG gggaAGCCAAACACAGCCCAAGAGCAGCCTGACGAGGACGCCCCAGAAGGCGCTCAGAGGGAACCGGAGGGGAAGGACAAGGGTGATGCGGACCCTCCGGGTGAGGTGGGAGAAGAGGACGACGGGGATGAGGACGAGGACGAGGACGAGCGGCAGCTTCTGGGGGAGTTTGAGAAGGAGCTGGAAGGGATCCTGCTCCCATCCGACCGAGAGCGGCTCCGCGCCGAGGTGAAGGCAGGCATGGAGCGGGAGCTGGACAGCATCATCCAGGAG ACAGAGAAGGAGCTGGACCCTGATGGGCTGAAGAAGGAGTCGGAGCGCGATCGAGCCATGCTGGCTCTGACGTCCACTCTCAGCAAGCTCATCAAAAggctggaggagaagcagagcccagagctgctgacgaagcacaggaggaggaaggtggtCGCCAGAAAGCCGCCCCCTTCGCCGCAGCCTGCAG AGGAGGATCCTGAGCACAGAGTCCGGGTCCGGGTCACCAAGCTCCGTCACGGAGGCCCCAATCGGGATCTGACTGTCCTCGAGATGAAACGGGAAAACCCGCAGCTGAAACAAATCGAGGGGCTGGTGAAGGAGCTGCTGGAGAGGGAGGGACTCCCGGCGGAAG GGAAGATCGAGATCAAAATCGTCCGGCCGGGGGCTGAAGGCGCGGAGGAGGACGCGCGCTGGCTGACCGACGAGGACACGAAAAACCTCAAGGAGATTTTCTTCAACATCTTG gtgcagggagcagaaGAGGCGCACAAAGAGCGGCAGCGGCAGAAGGAGCTGGAGAGCAACTACCGCCGGGTGTGGGGCTCCCGAGGCGGCGAGGGCACCGGGGACCTGGATGAGTTCGACTTCTGA
- the OS9 gene encoding protein OS-9 isoform X2 encodes MAAETLLSSLLGLLLLGLLLPASLTGGVGSLNLEELSEMRYGIEILPLPVLGGQNQASDVVIVSSKYKQRYECRLPAGAIHFQREREEETPAYQGPGIPELLSPMRDAPCLLKTKDWWTYEFCYGRHIQQYHMEDSEIKGEVLYLGYYQSAFDWDDETAKASKQHRLKRYHSQTYGNGSKCDLNGRPREAEVRFLCDESAGISGDYIDRVDEPLSCSYVLTIRTPRLCPHPLLRPPPSAAPQAILCHPSLQPEEYLAYMQRQDDSKQDENKVTEEVQDLEPQMWSEAKPGAVPPKRAGASPAKDDSKEADFWKMLHEPEEQAPRGEEAEAEEQDLNPEAADAAPGPPSDFQNNVQVKVIRSPADLIRLIEELKGGTKKGKPNTAQEQPDEDAPEGAQREPEGKDKGDADPPGEVGEEDDGDEDEDEDERQLLGEFEKELEGILLPSDRERLRAEVKAGMERELDSIIQETEKELDPDGLKKESERDRAMLALTSTLSKLIKRLEEKQSPELLTKHRRRKVVARKPPPSPQPAGKIEIKIVRPGAEGAEEDARWLTDEDTKNLKEIFFNILVQGAEEAHKERQRQKELESNYRRVWGSRGGEGTGDLDEFDF; translated from the exons ATGGCGGCGGAAACGCTGCTGTCCAGCCTATTGGGGCTGCTGCTTCTGGGGCTGTTGTTACCTGCAAGTCTGACCGGCGGTGTTGGGAGCTTGAACCTGGAGGAGCTGAGTGAAATGCGTTATGGAATCGAGATCCTGCCATTGCCAGTCTTGGGAGGGCAG AACCAAGCTTCGGACGTGGTGATCGTCTCCTCCAAGTACAAACAGCGCTACGAGTGTCGCCTGCCCGCTGGAGCTATCCACTTCCagcgggagagggaggaggagacaccCGCGTACCAAGGGCCTGGGATCCCGGAGCTGCTGAGCCCCATGAGAGATGCTCCCTGCCTGCTCAAG ACCAAAGACTGGTGGACGTACGAGTTCTGTTATGGACGCCACATCCAGCAGTACCACATGGAAG ATTCAGAGATCAAAGGTGAAGTCCTGTATCTCGGCTACTACCAATCGGCCTTCGACTGGGATGACGAAACAGCCAAG GCCTCCAAGCAGCATCGCCTGAAACGCTACCACAGCCAGACCTATGGCAACGGGTCCAAGTGCGACCTCAATGGGAGGCCCCGGGAGGCTGAGGTTCGG TTCCTCTGTGATGAGAGTGCAGGCATTTCCGGGGACTACATTGACCGCGTGGACGAGCCCCTGTCCTGCTCTTATGTGCTGACCATTCGGACCCCCcggctctgcccccaccctctcCTCCGGCCCCCGCCCAGTGCTGCTCCGCAGGCTATCCTCTGCCACCCTTCCCTGCAGCCCGAGGAGTACCTGGCCTACATGCAGAGGCAAGACG ACTCAAAGCAGGATGAAAATAAAGTCACAGAGGAGGTGCAAGACCTAGAGCCCCAAATGTGGAGTGAGGCCAAGCCTGGGGCAGTACCCCCAAAGAGAGCAG GTGCGAGCCCAGCCAAGGACGACAGTAAGGAAGCTGATTTCTGGAAGATGCTTCACGAGCCAGAGGAGCAGGCCCccagaggggaggaggcagaggcggag GAGCAGGACCTGAATCCGGAGGCAGCAGACGCGGCTCCAGGCCCTCCCAGCG ATTTTCAGAACAACGTGCAGGTCAAGGTCATTCGGAGTCCTGCGGACTTGATTCGCTTGATAGAGGAGCTGAAAGGTGGAACGAAAAAG gggaAGCCAAACACAGCCCAAGAGCAGCCTGACGAGGACGCCCCAGAAGGCGCTCAGAGGGAACCGGAGGGGAAGGACAAGGGTGATGCGGACCCTCCGGGTGAGGTGGGAGAAGAGGACGACGGGGATGAGGACGAGGACGAGGACGAGCGGCAGCTTCTGGGGGAGTTTGAGAAGGAGCTGGAAGGGATCCTGCTCCCATCCGACCGAGAGCGGCTCCGCGCCGAGGTGAAGGCAGGCATGGAGCGGGAGCTGGACAGCATCATCCAGGAG ACAGAGAAGGAGCTGGACCCTGATGGGCTGAAGAAGGAGTCGGAGCGCGATCGAGCCATGCTGGCTCTGACGTCCACTCTCAGCAAGCTCATCAAAAggctggaggagaagcagagcccagagctgctgacgaagcacaggaggaggaaggtggtCGCCAGAAAGCCGCCCCCTTCGCCGCAGCCTGCAG GGAAGATCGAGATCAAAATCGTCCGGCCGGGGGCTGAAGGCGCGGAGGAGGACGCGCGCTGGCTGACCGACGAGGACACGAAAAACCTCAAGGAGATTTTCTTCAACATCTTG gtgcagggagcagaaGAGGCGCACAAAGAGCGGCAGCGGCAGAAGGAGCTGGAGAGCAACTACCGCCGGGTGTGGGGCTCCCGAGGCGGCGAGGGCACCGGGGACCTGGATGAGTTCGACTTCTGA